A genomic region of Gemmata massiliana contains the following coding sequences:
- a CDS encoding hydroxysqualene dehydroxylase HpnE: MVTGTAVVVGGGLAGLAAAAGLAQHGFQVTVLESRGRLGGRAGSFVDPTTGQMVDACQHVSMGCCTNLAHFLRTVGVDHLLAPQPKLYFVTPDRRASVFKADPWPAPLHLGRALMGAHYLTPLDKLRVGYGLVRMLAEHPDADPPLLPWLRAHRQNDRTIERFWAIVLTSALNETVDRVGLKYARKVFRDGFVRHRDGFTVHVPTVPLGRLYGDELCAWFAAHNVEVRENAGVKRLIVGEPPPPSPLPEGKGEKELSAHVASNPAGSPTGSPFPDRRGDGGGGIRGIELRDGSTLSADWYVLAVPFDRVADLLPEDLVAREPYFGNVKNLTASPITSVHLWFDRATMKLPHAVLIDCLGQWVFDRGEVAPGEFYLQVVVSAARDLKGLGRDEIQRRIVEELGRVFPPVSAAKLLRAKVVTEHTATFSAVPGIDQWRPVQASPIANLALAGDWTATGWPATMEGAVRSGYLAAEAILTRAGQSAKLVQPDLGA, from the coding sequence ATGGTGACGGGGACCGCGGTCGTGGTCGGGGGCGGGCTCGCGGGGCTGGCTGCTGCCGCGGGGCTGGCGCAACACGGATTCCAGGTCACGGTGCTCGAATCGCGCGGGCGGCTCGGCGGGCGCGCCGGGTCGTTCGTCGACCCCACGACGGGCCAGATGGTGGATGCGTGCCAGCACGTCAGCATGGGGTGCTGCACGAACCTCGCGCACTTCCTCCGTACGGTCGGCGTTGACCACCTCCTCGCACCGCAACCGAAACTCTACTTCGTCACACCGGACCGCCGAGCGAGCGTGTTCAAGGCGGATCCGTGGCCGGCTCCTCTTCACCTCGGCCGCGCACTGATGGGCGCGCACTACCTCACGCCGCTGGACAAACTTCGGGTGGGCTACGGCTTGGTGCGAATGCTCGCGGAGCACCCGGACGCGGACCCGCCGCTGTTGCCGTGGTTGCGGGCGCACCGCCAGAACGATCGCACCATCGAGCGGTTCTGGGCGATCGTGCTGACGAGCGCGCTGAACGAAACCGTGGACCGCGTGGGTCTGAAGTACGCGCGGAAGGTGTTCCGCGACGGGTTCGTGCGCCACCGCGACGGGTTCACCGTTCACGTCCCAACGGTGCCGCTCGGTCGGCTCTACGGCGACGAACTGTGCGCGTGGTTTGCCGCACACAATGTCGAAGTACGAGAGAACGCCGGGGTGAAGCGACTGATTGTTGGGGAACCTCCCCCCCCATCCCCCCTCCCTGAAGGGAAGGGGGAGAAAGAATTGTCCGCACACGTAGCCTCAAACCCAGCGGGCTCGCCTACCGGCTCCCCCTTCCCTGACAGGAGGGGGGATGGGGGGGGAGGTATCCGGGGCATCGAACTGCGCGACGGTTCGACTCTTTCCGCCGACTGGTACGTTTTGGCGGTGCCATTCGATCGCGTTGCCGATCTGCTGCCTGAAGATCTGGTCGCGCGCGAGCCGTACTTTGGCAACGTGAAGAACCTCACCGCGTCCCCGATTACCAGCGTTCACTTGTGGTTCGACCGGGCCACGATGAAACTACCGCATGCGGTCCTGATCGATTGCTTGGGGCAGTGGGTATTCGATCGCGGAGAGGTCGCGCCGGGTGAGTTCTACTTGCAGGTTGTGGTCAGCGCCGCGCGCGATCTGAAGGGGCTTGGGCGCGACGAAATTCAGCGGCGGATCGTGGAAGAACTCGGGCGCGTGTTCCCGCCGGTCAGCGCGGCGAAATTGCTTCGTGCGAAGGTCGTGACTGAGCATACTGCGACGTTCAGTGCGGTGCCGGGGATCGATCAGTGGCGCCCGGTGCAGGCGTCTCCCATCGCGAACCTTGCGCTAGCCGGCGACTGGACCGCGACCGGGTGGCCCGCGACGATGGAGGGGGCGGTGCGTAGCGGGTACCTCGCGGCGGAAGCGATCCTCACTCGTGCCGGTCAATCGGCAAAATTGGTACAACCTGATCTCGGGGCATAA
- a CDS encoding amidohydrolase family protein: protein MRWFALYAPIVIALSLPFVPARDPVPVANTSADAEKVLAFKNATIHTAVDDKPLENATLVVRGGKIIDLGAAEVRIPAGAEVIDLKGAVIIPGLVDTHSHVGVSSRPGVSANNDLSEMSGPVQPSVRAIDSFNADDPGIRMATAGGVTTANVMPGSGNVIGGQTVYVKYRGRSIEEMRITGRAGAKDIVGGLKMANGENPKGYGRGKGVAPFTRMKIAALQRETFQKAKEYKAKIDAGGKVDRDITLEPLVEVLEGKRTVHFHCHRADDLLTAVRISEEFGFEIVLQHATEGYRVADVLAKKKIPVSLTIIDSPGGKAETMGLLEENAAVLNKAGVTVTINTDDSITESRFMLRSAAIALRGGMSEADALKAVTITAAKLLHLDHRLGSLAKGKDADFAILNGAPFSVYTRVTQTWIDGKKVFDETTDRAYRDGGFALPASEKLPAEKGRFGEGARPVPKTENRTFDGSTAELKGAVAVQADHIHTTGPIGTFAGTVIVKDGKVLHVLRGEHTFKNMPVYKAKHVTPGLIDPFCSVGLSGAWNIPADQDQDEPSDPNQSDLSALDGFNPREPLLDFLQANGITVVHATPGRQNPIAGRGGVFRADGATVDSAAIVPVGSVIVNLGESSKGKTPTSRMGVAALVRKAFADAQTYQKQAGSKNAKHEALIPALEGKVPVYFAAHRKDDIQTALRLASEFKLKPVIALGTEGYRMVDELKKAGVPVVVHPTMQRAGGSMETLHSYTGTARVLEEAGIPVTICTGFEGYVPKTRVLRYEAAMAVAAGMESERALRAITINAAKLLGIEKECGSIEVGKVADLVLYDGDPFEHATHVTQTIMRGKIVYDRSDYLKLPFERRILTLTGGGSGVGCCMGW from the coding sequence ATGCGCTGGTTCGCATTGTACGCCCCAATTGTCATCGCACTGTCACTCCCATTTGTTCCTGCGCGTGACCCCGTACCCGTCGCAAACACAAGCGCCGACGCCGAAAAGGTGCTCGCGTTCAAGAACGCAACGATTCACACTGCGGTCGACGATAAGCCCCTGGAAAACGCAACGCTCGTCGTTCGCGGCGGCAAAATTATAGACCTGGGCGCTGCCGAGGTCCGGATTCCTGCCGGTGCGGAGGTGATCGACCTCAAAGGCGCGGTCATTATTCCGGGTTTGGTGGACACGCACTCCCACGTCGGTGTGTCAAGTCGCCCGGGAGTTTCGGCCAACAATGACCTCAGTGAAATGAGCGGCCCCGTGCAACCGAGTGTGCGGGCAATCGACTCGTTCAACGCGGACGACCCCGGCATCCGCATGGCCACCGCCGGTGGCGTAACCACTGCAAACGTGATGCCCGGGTCCGGAAACGTCATCGGCGGCCAGACGGTGTACGTGAAGTACCGCGGGCGGAGCATTGAAGAGATGCGGATCACCGGACGCGCGGGCGCAAAAGACATCGTCGGTGGCTTAAAAATGGCCAACGGCGAGAATCCGAAAGGGTACGGGCGCGGGAAGGGTGTCGCGCCGTTCACGCGCATGAAGATCGCGGCCCTCCAGCGCGAAACGTTCCAGAAGGCGAAGGAGTACAAGGCCAAGATTGACGCGGGCGGAAAAGTGGACCGCGACATCACGCTCGAACCGCTCGTGGAGGTACTCGAAGGCAAGCGCACGGTCCACTTCCACTGCCACCGGGCCGACGACCTGCTCACCGCGGTCCGGATCAGCGAGGAATTCGGCTTCGAGATCGTGCTGCAACACGCGACCGAGGGGTACCGCGTGGCGGACGTGCTCGCGAAAAAGAAGATCCCCGTTTCGCTCACGATCATCGACAGCCCCGGCGGGAAAGCCGAAACGATGGGGCTCCTCGAAGAGAACGCGGCCGTTCTGAACAAGGCGGGTGTGACGGTCACGATCAACACTGACGACAGCATCACCGAATCGCGGTTCATGCTCCGCTCGGCGGCAATCGCCCTTCGCGGGGGCATGAGCGAAGCGGACGCATTGAAGGCCGTCACCATCACCGCCGCTAAGTTGCTCCACCTCGACCACCGGCTCGGTTCACTGGCGAAGGGTAAAGATGCGGACTTCGCCATCCTCAACGGCGCGCCGTTCAGCGTGTACACGCGCGTGACGCAGACCTGGATCGACGGCAAAAAGGTGTTCGACGAAACCACCGACCGCGCCTATCGCGACGGCGGGTTTGCGCTGCCCGCGAGCGAGAAATTGCCGGCAGAGAAGGGGCGCTTCGGGGAGGGAGCCCGGCCCGTTCCGAAAACCGAGAATCGCACGTTCGACGGGAGCACGGCCGAACTGAAAGGCGCCGTTGCGGTACAAGCGGACCACATCCACACAACAGGTCCGATCGGCACGTTCGCGGGAACAGTCATCGTCAAGGACGGGAAGGTGCTGCACGTCCTCCGCGGCGAGCACACGTTCAAGAACATGCCTGTGTACAAGGCGAAGCACGTAACGCCGGGGTTAATCGACCCGTTCTGTTCGGTGGGCCTGAGCGGTGCGTGGAACATCCCCGCGGACCAGGACCAGGACGAACCGAGTGACCCGAACCAGTCCGACCTGAGCGCGCTGGACGGCTTCAACCCGCGCGAGCCGCTGCTCGACTTCCTCCAGGCGAACGGGATCACGGTTGTTCACGCGACCCCGGGCCGGCAGAACCCGATCGCCGGGCGCGGGGGCGTGTTCCGCGCGGACGGCGCGACCGTTGATAGTGCGGCGATCGTCCCGGTCGGCTCGGTGATCGTGAACCTCGGCGAGTCGTCGAAGGGCAAAACGCCGACGTCGCGCATGGGCGTTGCGGCCCTCGTGCGGAAGGCGTTCGCGGACGCTCAGACCTACCAGAAACAGGCCGGCTCCAAGAACGCGAAGCACGAAGCGCTGATTCCCGCACTCGAAGGCAAGGTGCCCGTGTACTTCGCCGCGCACCGCAAGGACGACATTCAGACCGCGCTGCGCCTCGCGTCCGAGTTCAAACTGAAGCCGGTTATCGCGCTCGGAACTGAAGGATACCGCATGGTGGACGAACTCAAGAAGGCCGGGGTGCCGGTCGTGGTTCACCCGACGATGCAGCGCGCGGGCGGGAGCATGGAAACGCTCCACTCGTATACCGGAACAGCCCGTGTGCTGGAGGAAGCGGGAATCCCGGTCACGATCTGCACCGGGTTCGAGGGTTACGTGCCCAAAACGCGCGTGCTGCGCTACGAAGCGGCGATGGCCGTCGCCGCCGGTATGGAAAGCGAACGCGCGCTGCGTGCGATCACCATCAACGCCGCGAAGCTGCTCGGAATCGAGAAGGAGTGCGGCAGCATCGAAGTGGGCAAGGTCGCAGATCTCGTGCTGTACGACGGCGACCCGTTCGAGCACGCGACGCACGTCACACAGACGATCATGCGCGGGAAGATCGTCTACGACCGGAGCGACTACCTGAAGCTGCCGTTCGAGCGCCGCATTCTCACTCTCACCGGCGGCGGGAGCGGTGTGGGGTGCTGTATGGGTTGGTGA
- a CDS encoding ABC transporter ATP-binding protein codes for MARAGNSTIPSLRGVKLIRTFGDGTARRAALQEVSMDLFPGQLVLLMGPSGSGKSTLLAILSGLLEPDSGQVLADDDGVLRDVWQMTGKEREQYRRKHTGFIFQGYNLFPALTARQQLEIVLKWGEGTGPGDARRRADEMLDKLGLAKNKHKKPAQLSGGEKQRVAIGRALVKNPSFMFADEPTSALDWENGQKVIELLRDAAHQNGASVLCVSHDHRILPFVDVYYHLDDGHLERRTLPHE; via the coding sequence ATGGCCCGGGCCGGTAACAGTACGATTCCGAGCTTGAGGGGCGTGAAACTGATCCGCACCTTCGGTGACGGTACGGCCCGGCGCGCGGCCCTCCAGGAAGTGTCGATGGACCTGTTCCCGGGGCAGCTCGTGCTCCTGATGGGGCCGTCCGGGAGCGGGAAATCGACGCTCCTCGCGATCCTGTCGGGGCTGCTCGAGCCGGACTCCGGGCAGGTACTCGCGGACGACGACGGGGTGCTGCGCGACGTGTGGCAGATGACCGGTAAGGAGCGCGAACAGTACCGGCGCAAGCACACGGGGTTCATCTTCCAGGGGTATAATTTGTTCCCGGCGCTCACCGCGCGCCAGCAGTTGGAAATCGTGCTGAAGTGGGGCGAGGGCACCGGCCCGGGCGACGCCCGCCGGCGCGCCGACGAGATGCTCGACAAGCTCGGGCTGGCGAAGAACAAGCACAAGAAGCCGGCCCAGTTGTCCGGCGGCGAGAAGCAGCGGGTCGCCATCGGGCGGGCGCTCGTGAAGAACCCCAGTTTCATGTTCGCCGACGAACCGACGAGCGCGCTGGACTGGGAAAACGGTCAGAAGGTGATCGAGCTGCTGCGCGACGCGGCCCACCAGAACGGCGCCTCGGTGCTGTGCGTGTCGCACGACCACCGCATCCTGCCGTTCGTGGACGTGTACTACCACCTGGACGACGGGCACCTGGAACGGCGCACCCTGCCGCACGAGTGA
- a CDS encoding acetolactate synthase, which translates to MSFGDEANIEFDTAKARGWPSVRQFNVFLSNRMGALLDLVRRFEQTDVRVVSLTVVETADCAIIRLVPSDYERGYEILTSAKFAFTESDLLVVKLPDDDRPLLTITKALLSAEINICYMYPLLIGVGPLGNTAIAVYVDDFESAAPALEAQGFTLFTEGDLSE; encoded by the coding sequence ATGAGCTTCGGCGATGAAGCCAACATAGAGTTCGACACCGCGAAGGCACGCGGGTGGCCGAGCGTGCGGCAGTTCAACGTGTTCCTCTCGAACCGCATGGGCGCGCTGCTCGATCTCGTTCGGCGCTTCGAGCAGACCGATGTGCGCGTCGTGTCGTTGACCGTGGTAGAAACGGCCGACTGTGCGATCATCCGGCTCGTGCCGAGCGACTACGAGCGCGGGTACGAGATCCTCACGTCCGCGAAGTTCGCGTTCACCGAGAGCGACCTGCTCGTGGTGAAACTGCCCGACGACGACCGCCCGCTGCTGACGATCACGAAGGCGCTCCTCAGCGCCGAGATCAACATCTGCTACATGTACCCGCTACTGATCGGTGTCGGGCCGCTGGGCAACACGGCCATCGCGGTGTATGTGGACGACTTCGAGAGCGCGGCCCCCGCACTGGAGGCCCAGGGGTTCACGCTCTTCACCGAAGGCGACTTGAGCGAGTAA
- a CDS encoding zinc ribbon domain-containing protein, translating into MPVVTCPKCPTQLKIPDGAKGSAKCPKCSTIFPITEPQASAFEVVNTPTPKAPALGSRSIAVPKPAKPGVADDADFEVVDEKPRKGLQYYKDDADEDDRPQKKKTRSYEDDEDDRPRSKSRRRDDDEDEEDDRPRKKKKRRDDDDEDEKPRSNKRAVFAKGKVAALLLSISFWLNLAAYGLLTLYALIAWVGVAAATSSSPSSRSSSSGGGGGGAGLESALEILVVLPGLIGLGAWIVGLVGCSFAIAGSNRGRGMAITSTVLSSVHLILLGVTFSNLHGGGGIGFARGFGGVGSFAWMSMVSALPSVDAFLPVLFYQSRSIGGEYIVSLLAGVCEVLRLIFVLVTLKGLASAARDYGAAEKSQTGIMISAFVLGGTVLGILFMTVLLAESKFAPSTMAHLGMLMIVATLGAYTFMMLTPALAALQTKDACARRS; encoded by the coding sequence GTGCCGGTCGTTACTTGCCCCAAATGCCCCACTCAATTGAAGATCCCCGACGGGGCGAAGGGCAGCGCGAAGTGCCCCAAATGCAGCACGATATTCCCCATAACTGAGCCTCAAGCAAGCGCGTTCGAGGTGGTGAATACCCCCACACCGAAGGCTCCCGCGTTGGGATCACGATCGATTGCTGTTCCGAAACCCGCGAAGCCCGGCGTCGCAGACGACGCAGACTTTGAGGTCGTGGACGAGAAGCCGCGGAAAGGGCTCCAATACTACAAGGACGACGCGGACGAAGACGACCGGCCCCAGAAGAAAAAAACTCGCTCTTACGAGGATGACGAGGACGACCGGCCGCGGAGCAAAAGTCGGCGCCGCGACGATGATGAAGACGAGGAAGATGATCGCCCGCGGAAGAAAAAGAAGCGCCGCGACGATGACGATGAAGACGAAAAACCGCGTTCCAACAAGCGCGCGGTGTTCGCGAAGGGCAAAGTTGCCGCGCTGCTACTGTCGATCTCTTTTTGGTTGAACCTCGCGGCTTACGGGTTGCTCACCCTCTACGCGCTGATCGCGTGGGTCGGGGTGGCCGCTGCGACCAGTTCGAGTCCGTCTTCGCGAAGCAGCAGCAGCGGAGGCGGTGGTGGCGGAGCCGGGCTGGAATCGGCTCTGGAGATCCTCGTCGTCCTCCCCGGTCTGATCGGGCTGGGCGCCTGGATCGTGGGGCTGGTCGGGTGTTCGTTCGCCATCGCGGGATCGAACCGCGGGCGCGGGATGGCGATCACCTCAACCGTCCTGTCGAGCGTTCACCTGATCCTGTTGGGAGTTACGTTTAGTAACCTGCACGGGGGCGGTGGGATCGGGTTCGCACGCGGGTTCGGCGGAGTGGGTTCGTTCGCGTGGATGTCGATGGTGTCCGCGCTCCCGTCCGTGGATGCGTTCCTGCCGGTGCTCTTTTACCAATCGCGGAGCATTGGCGGAGAATACATCGTCTCGCTGTTGGCCGGGGTCTGTGAGGTGTTGCGCCTGATCTTCGTGCTGGTTACACTGAAGGGGCTCGCGTCCGCGGCGCGCGACTATGGTGCGGCAGAAAAGTCTCAAACGGGAATAATGATCTCGGCGTTTGTCCTCGGCGGGACCGTGCTCGGGATTCTGTTCATGACGGTTTTGCTCGCGGAGTCGAAATTCGCACCTTCGACAATGGCCCACCTCGGGATGCTGATGATTGTCGCGA
- a CDS encoding phytoene/squalene synthase family protein produces MRGETNTFETGPGRLRAARPRSPSALRASFAACRAITSAANSSFPFAFRLLGPAKRDAMYALYAYMRATDDLADEPADTAQKSGVCCKMAGAVARKKLAAWRESLRAALAGDFTHPIHPALVQTVRRFDVPPQYLFDAIDGMETDTEPVRMGTFADLYPYCYRVASAVGLACVRIWGNQPGVAACETEPSAEAAGIAFQLTNILRDLAEDYARDRVYLPADELARFGCPPEQWRDPAAGENFRAMMRFQIARTRAYYRRGATLLPLLSAEGRAIFHVMHGTYRGLLDEIERNDYDVFTRRVRVPKWRKLLVCGSGYFVKWGWL; encoded by the coding sequence ATGAGGGGCGAAACCAACACGTTCGAGACCGGGCCGGGGCGCTTGCGCGCGGCCCGCCCCCGTTCCCCTTCGGCCCTTCGCGCCTCGTTTGCCGCGTGCCGTGCGATCACGTCCGCTGCGAACAGTTCCTTTCCGTTCGCGTTCCGCTTGCTCGGACCTGCCAAGCGCGATGCGATGTATGCCCTGTATGCGTACATGCGGGCGACGGACGATCTCGCCGACGAACCGGCCGACACCGCCCAGAAGTCTGGCGTGTGCTGCAAAATGGCCGGCGCCGTAGCACGCAAGAAGCTCGCTGCGTGGCGCGAGAGCCTACGTGCCGCGCTCGCGGGGGATTTTACCCACCCGATTCACCCGGCGCTTGTGCAGACCGTGCGCCGGTTCGACGTTCCCCCCCAATACCTGTTCGATGCCATTGACGGTATGGAAACCGATACCGAACCGGTGCGAATGGGGACGTTCGCGGACCTGTACCCGTACTGCTACCGCGTCGCGTCGGCGGTCGGACTGGCGTGCGTTCGTATTTGGGGGAATCAACCCGGCGTGGCTGCGTGCGAAACCGAGCCCAGTGCGGAAGCGGCCGGGATCGCATTCCAACTCACGAACATCCTGCGCGACCTCGCCGAAGATTACGCTCGCGACCGCGTGTACCTGCCGGCCGACGAACTCGCGCGGTTCGGGTGCCCGCCGGAGCAGTGGCGCGACCCCGCCGCGGGCGAGAATTTCCGCGCGATGATGCGGTTCCAGATCGCACGCACGAGGGCGTATTATCGGCGCGGTGCCACTCTTCTGCCGCTACTCTCGGCCGAGGGGCGGGCGATCTTCCACGTCATGCACGGCACTTACCGCGGCCTGCTGGACGAGATCGAGCGGAACGACTACGACGTGTTCACCCGGCGGGTGCGCGTGCCCAAGTGGCGCAAGTTGCTCGTGTGCGGGTCCGGGTACTTCGTGAAGTGGGGCTGGCTGTAA
- a CDS encoding HlyD family secretion protein translates to MNWLHKARPVLIVTGLALVIGSLIGARELAHGSTSDASAKGDAPRATGGTIVLGTVDTNTPHVSYGLPPVLSSGTVSKVFVTDREEVKVDQPLYAFDATLQQATVDSAKAAVALAETKVAEAKEGKKRHAKNIEVMKKGVEALNRRAGDADNIVSIVKANMENGYKQNGFQPNEWPAKLKNEPQYAEAQSKYTGAYNEWEIEKAKLEALEAVNAQLPVDQAEAAVKQAQAELARAQIAVDMCVVKAKVAGTVEQVSISAGTTLGISTRAPALLLIPAGPRIVRAEVEAEFAHRLGNDRIGKQVTISDHSDAKLTYTGVVRDIGKNFLPKRANAENLIASDTRALEAVIEITDPSPAGKPPLRVGQRVRVNLGQ, encoded by the coding sequence ATGAATTGGCTTCACAAAGCGCGACCTGTACTCATCGTAACCGGTCTGGCGCTGGTGATCGGGAGCCTGATCGGGGCGCGCGAACTGGCCCACGGTAGCACCTCCGACGCCAGCGCCAAGGGGGACGCGCCGCGCGCGACCGGGGGAACGATCGTCCTCGGAACGGTGGACACCAACACGCCGCACGTTTCTTATGGCCTCCCGCCGGTGCTCTCGTCCGGCACCGTGTCAAAGGTGTTTGTGACAGACCGTGAAGAGGTCAAGGTCGACCAGCCGCTCTACGCCTTCGACGCGACGCTCCAGCAGGCGACCGTTGATAGCGCCAAGGCCGCGGTCGCACTCGCCGAGACGAAAGTGGCCGAAGCCAAAGAAGGGAAGAAGCGGCACGCCAAGAACATCGAGGTAATGAAAAAGGGTGTCGAAGCCTTGAATCGGCGCGCCGGTGACGCGGATAATATCGTTTCGATCGTTAAAGCGAATATGGAGAACGGTTACAAACAAAACGGATTTCAACCCAATGAGTGGCCCGCCAAACTGAAAAACGAGCCGCAGTACGCCGAGGCCCAAAGCAAATACACCGGGGCTTACAACGAGTGGGAAATCGAGAAGGCGAAACTCGAAGCCCTGGAAGCGGTTAACGCTCAACTGCCGGTCGACCAAGCCGAAGCCGCGGTGAAACAGGCCCAGGCGGAACTGGCGCGGGCTCAAATTGCGGTGGACATGTGCGTGGTGAAGGCGAAGGTGGCCGGTACCGTGGAGCAGGTGTCGATCAGTGCCGGCACCACACTCGGTATCAGCACGCGGGCACCGGCGCTATTGCTCATCCCGGCCGGTCCGCGCATCGTTCGCGCTGAAGTGGAAGCCGAGTTCGCTCACCGCTTGGGTAACGATCGGATCGGCAAACAGGTCACGATCTCGGACCACAGCGACGCGAAACTCACCTACACCGGTGTTGTGCGCGACATCGGCAAGAACTTCCTCCCGAAACGCGCCAACGCAGAGAACCTCATCGCGAGCGATACTCGCGCACTCGAAGCGGTGATCGAAATCACCGATCCTTCTCCTGCGGGCAAGCCCCCGCTTCGCGTCGGTCAGCGCGTTCGGGTGAACCTGGGCCAGTAA
- a CDS encoding amino acid-binding ACT produces MSFKMQRVHLFHAEVEDKPGGTAAKLKKLAEAGAHLEYVYSQRSLTKAGVGDLYVAPLHGNGELAAARAAGLHEVGEPIVMRVEGDDKAGLGGRVTQAWEMAGINLHGLVMSVVGGKFIGYATFDSVADANKAATILAELGTA; encoded by the coding sequence ATGAGCTTCAAGATGCAGCGGGTCCACCTCTTTCACGCGGAGGTAGAGGACAAGCCGGGCGGAACGGCGGCGAAGTTGAAGAAACTGGCCGAGGCGGGTGCCCACCTGGAATACGTGTACAGTCAGCGCTCGCTCACCAAAGCGGGCGTGGGCGACCTGTACGTGGCCCCGCTCCACGGCAACGGTGAGCTGGCCGCCGCTCGCGCCGCGGGGCTGCACGAGGTCGGCGAGCCGATCGTCATGCGGGTCGAGGGCGACGACAAGGCCGGGCTGGGTGGGCGCGTGACCCAGGCGTGGGAAATGGCCGGCATCAATCTGCACGGGCTGGTGATGTCCGTCGTGGGCGGCAAATTCATCGGCTACGCGACCTTCGACTCCGTTGCGGACGCGAACAAGGCCGCGACCATTCTCGCCGAACTGGGAACGGCCTGA